A genomic window from Candidatus Edwardsbacteria bacterium includes:
- a CDS encoding GIY-YIG nuclease family protein produces MSNKWNSVLYSGVTNNLRRRIAEHKQMRPGSFTARYNITKLVYFEIFNDPRDAIRREKQVKAGPRKQKQELIESINPKYNDLLLEL; encoded by the coding sequence ATGTCAAACAAATGGAACTCGGTATTGTATTCTGGCGTGACGAACAATCTCCGACGTCGTATTGCGGAGCATAAACAAATGCGTCCCGGAAGTTTTACTGCGCGTTATAACATTACGAAACTTGTCTATTTCGAGATTTTCAACGATCCCAGAGATGCGATCAGAAGAGAGAAACAGGTCAAAGCCGGCCCACGAAAACAGAAGCAAGAGTTGATCGAAAGCATCAATCCGAAATACAACGATCTGTTACTGGAACTATAA